A single Candoia aspera isolate rCanAsp1 chromosome 5, rCanAsp1.hap2, whole genome shotgun sequence DNA region contains:
- the TMEM182 gene encoding transmembrane protein 182 — MKLSIGIFFGGFFGALGILFFLVAFGTDYWLLATEVGKCSEDLNRTREEKIIFHHEGFFWRCWFDGKVDENPSSMLKFWYTNQSPSKNCTHAYLSPFPFLRDDRNSTTYNSAIIYRGFWSIFMLLGVVTVVVASFFIICAAPFGSHILYKIGGGFFIAAGILFSLVVVLYVIWVQAMADLKTYEAQKKTDCSSYSIYVHYGWSFILAPVGIFFAMFSGMLFLLVGRTIYLHSD; from the exons ATGAAGTTGAGCATTGGAATATTTTTTGGAGGATTTTTTGGAGCTcttgggattttgttttttctggttgcttttgGGACAGACTATTGGCTTCTGGCTACAGAAGTTGGAAAGTGTTCTGAAGATCTGAATCGCACTAGG GAAGAGAAGATTATTTTCCACCATGAGGGTTTCTTCTGGAGGTGCTGGTTTGATGGGAAGGTTGATGAGAATCCTAGCAGTATGTTGAAGTTTTGGTACA CGAACCAGTCACCTTCTAAAAACTGCACCCATGCCTATCTCTCTCCATTTCCTTTCTTAAGAGATGACCGTAATTCAACCACCTATAATTCTGCAATTA TTTATCGTGGTTTCTGGTCAATTTTCATGCTCCTTGGAGTGGTCACTGTGGTTGTTGCTAGTTTCTTCATCATCTGTGCTGCACCCTTTGGTAGTCACATCCTCTACAAAATAGGAGGAGGCTTTTTCATTGCTGCTG GCATCTTATTCTCCCTGGTGGTTGTGCTATATGTTATCTGGGTCCAAGCAATGGCTGATCTTAAAACATATGAAGCTCAGAAGAAAACTGACTGTTCAAGTTATTCCATCTATGTACATTATGGCTGGTCTTTTATACTGGCTCCAGTTGGAATATTTTTTGCTATGTTTTCTGGCATGCTGTTTCTCCTGGTAGGGCGTACAATTTATCTGCATTCTGATTAG